The Alnus glutinosa chromosome 8, dhAlnGlut1.1, whole genome shotgun sequence DNA segment cttcccctctctctctttctcgggAACCAAAAAACTGCATGCTTGTGTTTGCTGATCAAGACCTTTCTATTTTGCTGCAGAGGATCATAACAATCAAGAGTCTAAGCTTCAATTCTCAGAAGATGAGGAGACACTTATTGTGATCATGTTTAATCTTGTTGGCGAGAGGTGCAccacccttctctctctctctctctctctctctctctctctctctctctctctctctctctctcatacattCTAATGCTTGAGGTTTTGAAACGTACAGATGGTCTCTAATTGCTGGGAGAATCCCTGGAAGAACAGCTGAGGAGATTGAGAAATACTGGAATTCAAGATACTCCACAAGCGAATGAAAGTTTCTTATGCATGCCTAGGCCTAGCTTAGCTAACTAGTATAGTAGTATGGGTGTAATTGTACGTGTGGTGTTACCGGATCTGAATCTTTTGGTAGCTAGGGAGTTTAAGCTCTAATATATGTAAACATTATTAACTGAACTTGACCAATTGCTAGTGAGAAAAGTCTTCCTATTTCCATGCCAACCCATTTTTTAAGGTCtgcaataataatatgaatctGAATGTACGTACTTTTCTTGGAGAAGAAAACAGACCCCAGACCACCCCCCTCAAAATATcctcaaaatattaaaagaaaagaaaggaaaaaaacagtaaaagaaacaaaagaaaaagcttttttCTAAACGATCTATCAAAATAACAAAGACTGACTTCCAAGCAAAACAATAGCATGCGGTAGAGGATGAGTAGGTTTGGATTTGACTTGGATTTAGTTCTAGTTAAAAGTGGACCCGTTGAGATTGGCTGATTGGGACTCATGTCTCAATTGTGCCCCTTGTGTCCTGTTATAGGACAAGTATTTTCGGATTAGAAACCTCTCAAATTATCTGCTTGAATTTTAGAGAATTCGGACCGGTAATTATGGGAGATTACTAATAAGACTCATTTGACCGGTGGGAGATTACTAATAAGACTCATTTGACCGAATAAGTGGCTAggcagcccaatttttatttggtcaagtgggTCTCATAAGTGGTTTCTCACAATCATCTAcacgaattctctcaaatttgggcaaaaaatttgagaggattCTAATCCAATGTTTTCAATCTTAACAAATTTAGTTCCAATTGGACCGGACCCAACTCAAACTCATAATGTTTTAGCACTACAAAGATGTTGGCGCTTATTTTTGAACTCCTACAAACGAggttttgagaaaataaaaagttggCCCATAAGTCCACCGGCCaacaacaaaattttaaaatgagtaatgttacacacacTCCTACTTCTCTACATCCATTTCTTCACACctttaggtggcttttaaaatcacaattggatTAAAATCCAATAAGGATCCGTATCAAAGCCAATAATAGTTTTAAAAGCCATctaaaagtatgaaaaaataagtatagaGAAGTGAAAGtgtgtatagcattactcttttagaATTATTGGCACATAGTTTTATACATTACTAGCACTTGTACACGCCGTTAAATAATCCTTTATCGACACTAAAGTCGGTCACCAatgtataatttaaaaaataacgtTAAAATAGTGTCATTTTTTCTATACTCCGAAAAGTTTCAATTTATCAATGTTTTATAAATGCTATAGTGGTATTAATATGTTGTCGTTTTGTAAATgccgccaagttattagcgtTTTGTAAGCGCCACTAATTTTTCAGCGTTTACAAACCGCTAGAATATGGTATTAGATATTTACCAGCGTTCGATAAACGCCGGCAAATGTAATTATTGAAAACactaattctattttttgtattttattaaaaatatttttgtctaCATTTAACTTTGCTATGTACATGCAGCAAAAGTACTCCAGTCATTCATTCATTAATTAGCAAAACActattaaaaagagaaataaaaattgcttattACATCCTCTCCAATCTCCATATTGTCAAGAGAATTAATGCTCCATTACAGCAACCATATGTCCAAATAGCCAAACAATACCCATCATCACTCAAAGAGCTCTTACGCGTCCTCGTTTTCAGACCCACTCTCATCTTCATTGTCGTCTTAATTAATTGTGAACACAATATTGGCTTGTCCCTGGATCAAGAATAGGTAAATGACTCATAATAGTTAGCTAGTCAAATTTAGTTATGATGAACCATTTTTTGATTTTcagtaaaatataattttttcttctagtgtgaatagtaaGAGCATCGATCTCCCCAGATTGTGGATGGGGAGGTTTGCGTGCAGTTTTCCAGGGAAGAAATTGAGAGATCGGCGGTCCCTTTTCAGTTTGCTATGGTGATAAAGTTTCTGAAGAAACGCCCCTCTCTTGATAGGATCCGTGCTTTCATTCATGGGCGTTGGGGCCTAGTTTCTCAGCCGGTAGTCTCAGCGATGCGGAAGCCCAGAAACGTGTTCGTCCGTTTTGCTTTGGAGGAAGATTTTATCAAGGCCATGTCCCGTGAAAGCAGCGAGATTGATGGAGTTAATTACCGCAATTTTCAGTGGACGGTGGATTTTTCAGAAGAAGTTGAACCTGTGATGGCACCGGTTTGGATAAACTTGCCGGGTCTTGCTCCAAATTTCTATCAAGAATCTTACCTGCGGAATATTACAGCTCCAGTTGGAAGTCTCATTCGGAGAGACAATGCTACCAAATGTGCGACACGCACTGATGGGGCTAGGGTCTGTGTTCTAATGGATATTTCCAAACCACCAGTGCAGCATGTGTGGATTGGGATGCCTCGCCAACCTTCCAGTGTGCGGCAGGAAATCAACTATGAAACCCTTCCAGCCTTCTGCACCAAATGTAATACACAAGGGAATAATCTTGGTACTTGCAAGCTGTTGGCGAAGGAATTAGGGAAAAAGAAGGAATCGGGTCTTGCTTGGAAACCGCAGAAACCCAAAGAAACAGAGAACGAGATCGTCTTGGAGGGAAATAGTCCCTCTGGTTCGGGGGAACCTGTGGGAGATGCTTTGACTttcaaggaaaataattttgaggcACAAAATGCTGGGGTGAATAAGGAAGCTGCTGTCATGAAAAATGACATAACAGAATCGTATGGAGGGGAGGAAGAGCCGACTAGAAGTGAAGAAGGGCAATCCAAGGAACTCTTGGAGACAagggaaaaaaatgataaaatttcaaatgagaTGAGGAGAGTTGAATTGACCATAGAGGAAGCTGATTTGGAGATTAATACTAACATGGTTAGCATGATAAAACCGGTGGAGATCAGTGGGGCTTCTGACAAATCTGGAGGGGCTGGTCTGCTGAATGATGTAAAGGAGCGTGAGACTACATCTATAAATGGCTCTCTAGATGGTGTTATATTGGAGAAACTAGATGATAATGTTGAGGAATTGGCCAACAAAAATCTGGGGTGGAGGAGTGTTGAAAAAGTTACCAAACCGGTGATGAGGAGATCAGGGTCTGTTTCAGATTCCGAGGGAGTAAGTGTGTTACCGCACTTTGCgaaagaaaaagatggtgtTTCGGATACTGAAAGTTTGAAACCAAAACTGAGGTCTAGGATGAAGCTACGCAGTTCTTCACAGGCTCCAAGCAGGCCTGAACGGATTGATCAATGTTAGACAACCTGCTGTTTTGGAATTGTCGAGGTCTCGGCTCCTCGAAGACTAGATTACGTACTATGCTTAAAGTGTTAAAGCCGAAGATTTTAATTATTGCGGAGCCTTTTCGTCAGGATTGTAAACTTGCACGTTGGCAAGGTATGTTGAATTTTGATGCATCTTATGCTAATGGTGATTCAGGCGGTAAATTGTGGATATTTTGGAAAGAGGAGGTTCAAGTGAATATTCTTCAGGAGTCAAATCAGCAGGttacttttataattaattcTTCATTACTCATTTCTGCTGTCTATGCCAAATGTAATTACATGGAGAGAAGGCAGCTCTGGGATTGTCTTCTGTCTTTTGGAGTTTTGCAGATGCCTTGGATCCTCATAGGCGATTTTAATACTATCCGTCATGATGGGGAGCGAAGAGGAGGATGTCCGCGTCTGCCAAGGGCAATGGAAgaattttcctcttttattcAAAATGGTGGGCTGATTGACGTGCCTTTTTCTGGAAACAAACTGTCTTGGTGTAATGGGCGTGGAGGTTTGTCTCGTAGTTGGGCTCGTTTGGATAGGGCTTTGTGTAATACAAGGCTTTTGGATAGATGGTCGACGGTTTCTTTGAATTATTTACCTCGTAAATCGTCAGATCATGCGCCTATATCGCTTCGGTTGGAGAGCCCGAATAAAAGGTATGGTCCTAGCATTTTTAGATTCCAACAGATGTGGACGTTGCATGAAGGTTTTGGGGAGTTTGTTCATAATCTATGGAAGGAGGAAGTGGAGGGAGCTGGTTTGTGGAAACTTGCTTATAAActgaaaaaaagttaaaaatgctcttagaaGTTGGAATCGTGAGGTTTTTGGTTGGACTACGATGCACTTAAAATGTCTGGAGGAAAAAGTTGAGCAAAAGGAATATCAATTGCAAGAGGCTTATTCACAAGAAGTGGAAGCGGATATGCTCGAGGCTCAAGCGGAATTAAGTACTTGGATGAAATGAGAGGAAACCAGAATtgctcaaaaaattaaaaatacgtgGATAGGGCATGGGGAGGTTAATGCTTCTTTTTTTGCAGCTTTGCAGACTAGGAAGAGGAATATTATTAACTCGATGAAACTCCCTGATGGTAGAATGCTATCTATGCCGAAAGAGATTCATAATGAAGCGGTAGTTCACTTTGCTGAGTTTTTGAGTCGCAGGGTTTCGGAGTCGGTGCTTAGTTTATCAGATATAATCCAAGAAGAGGTGAGGGAAGCggaaaatttgaatttatgtCGGAGCCCAACAAAGCAAGAAATTCAAGATGCTTTGTTTGATATCCCGATTACTAGCAGCCCGGGCCCAGATGGTTTTACTTCTGGTTTTTTTCAACATTGTTGGGATTTTGTTCAGACAGACTTGGTAGAGGCAGTCAAGGACTTTTTTGCAGGTACTGCTTTTCCGAGGTATTACACCGCTtcctttattgttttaattccGAAAGTGCCGGACCCAAGTTCCTTTGATAAATTTAGGCCTATTAGCCTATGCTCGGTTGTGTATAAAATATGTTCTAAGCTGATTGTGAATCGATTATCTGCTGTTTTGTGTCGCTTGGTTTCTGAAGAGCAAGGAGCCTTTCTGCCTGGCAAAAGTATTTTTGAGAACATAAGCCTTACTCAGGAACTGGTACAAGACATTAATAAACCAATTCGGGGGGGGTAACATTATGATGAAAATTGATATTGCCAAGGCTTACGATACAATAGATTGGGCTTTTTTAATGCAAGTGCTGAATGCGTTTGGGTTTTCCTTGGGGTTTTGTAAGTTGATCTCCAACTgcgtttcttcttcttgattctCTGTGGTGATGAATGGCACTTCCAAACGTTTTTTTAAGGCTGGTAGGGGTCTTCGCCAGGGGGACCCTTTatccccttatttatttattttggtggaGGAGGTGTTTTCTAGATTATTGCGGAAGAAAGTTCAGGATGGGACTATTGGACACTATTTACAGCCTAGAAAAGGCCCTTTAATATCCCATCTGCTTTATGCGGACGATATGGTCATCTTTTCGACTGGTAGAAAGAAAGATGTGAGGAGCATCTTAGAAGTTCTTGATATCTATGCCCAGTGGTCTGGTCAAGTAGTCAACGCCTCGaaatcttctatttttttttctaaccgtATTCCAGATGCTAGGCGTCATGAGCTGATTCGGATTTCTGGTTTTTCGTTGGGGATTTTCCCGACGCGTTATTTGGGGGTTCCTATTTTCCCTGGTAAGGTTAAAGCTTGGTATTTTGATGATTTGTtagttaaaatttctaaaaagatTGAGGGTTGGAAGATGAGATACCTTTCTGCTGGTGCCAGATTACTTCTGATTAAGCACGTTCTTTCAAGTTTGCCGGTGCATTTATTATCAGTCTTACCTGTTCCCAAGCAAATTTTTGGGAAGATCAACCGTCTTTTTAGCACGTTTTTCTGGGGTGCGTCTGATGGAAAGCCAAAGAGGAAATGGGTGAGTTGGGATTCGGTTTGTAGGCCCGTGGATGAAGGCGGTGTGGGGATCAGAAATATTATGGATGTTTACAGCTCTCTTCAATCCAAATTTGCCTGGAAATTCCTCTCGGAGGATTCCTTATGGTCTCGTTTCTTTAAAGCAAAATACGTGAAAAACCACCATATTTCCCTTGTGGATTCCTCTAAAGGCTCTAGATTTTGGAAAATGCTTATTAATTCCGTTCCCCTGGTTATTGACAAGTCCGTTTGGCGTGTCAAGGATGGGAACCTATCATTTTGGCGGGACAAGTGGATGGATTCGGGTCCTTTATGTCAGAAGATTCAGATATCTGATTTGCcgttattgaaaataaaagattgcatGGTTGAACATAGTTGGGATGTGGACTTGGTTGTTCAGCTAGTGGGTCAAGAGGTTGCTGATGATATTTTTTCTCAGGTTGATGGAACTAAACCAGGAATGGATCGGTTAATTTGGCTTGGCAATAGGGATGggagattttcaacaaaaagtgTTTGGGACTGGCTTCGTGTTTCGGTTTCAAAGCACCAATGGACGAACTGGATCTGGCACTCTgctctaccaaaaaaaatttcagttattATGTGGAAGGCAATGACTAATAGCTTGAGTGTGGACGACCGGATAAGGCGTATTGGTGTCTCTATAGCCTCAAAATGTGAATGTTGTCCACAGGGTGCCGTTGAGGACTTGGATCATGTGCTTTATAGTGGCAAGATTGCGGCTAACCTTTGGAAAATGTGCTCTAGCTTCCTGGGTATACCTTATGTGGCTACTAGGTCTTGGTTAAGTACTGTTGAAGCTTGGTTTCGTAGATCCAAAAAATCTACAAAGGTTGGTAATTTGATTGGGTTGATTCCTTGTATCATTACTTGGAATTTATGGATATGGAGATGTTCGGCCCGTATGGAGGGACAAAAAGATTGCTTTAATGTTTTGTGGCGGAAGGTTAAATACTGGATTCATTGGGTTGGTTTGAGGCTCAGGGATACAGGTAATCTGCATCATCGTGATCAAGCAATTCTTAAAGAATTAAATCTGCCCACTGTTTCTCCTGCGAAAAGTAAATTCACTGCCGTTGCTTGGGCGAAGCCAGAGCTGGGTTGGTTCAAATTAAATACGGATGGCAGTAGTTTGGAGAATCCGGGGATATCAGGTGCAGGGGGTCTGATTAGAAACCATAAAGGTAATTTAGTCTTTGCTTTTTCGGAATATATTGGTATTGGTACTAATAATAAAGCAGAATTATTGGGGGTCCTTATTGGTTTGCGAAAATGTAAGGCGATGGGTTTACATAATATTGTTGTTGAACTGGACTCATCTTTGCTTGTGAATTGGCTCGAGAAAGGTAGTTGTCGGGTTTGGtatttggaggatttttgggagGAAATAGTTATTCTTCTCAGTGGCCTGAATTCTCGGTTTAACCATGTGCTTAGAGAGGGTAACCAAGCTGCGGACTGGCTCAGTAAACGTGGTAGTGCAGGGATTACGCAAGATTATACTTCGAATAATATTCCCAAGGAGCTCAAAGGTATTTTACGGGTCGATAAATGTGGTCTACCTTGCTTAAGAATAAAGTGagttgggttttttattttggttttcatGGGATGTTTTTCTTTGTAAATCCTGTGATTTTTGGATGTTATCATGGTATTCCTCCGCCAAAAGTGaggcttttatctaataaatttgGGCCGGGATCACTATTGGACATGTGATCCcgtcttttcttaaaaaaaaaaaaaaaaaaaaaaaaagcatcgaTCTCCAACAATAATAGCTAAAGTagatattaaaaaagtataattatCTACTTTAGTTActgttttttttataatctcTCCAACAGGTTTTCtattctactctttattttctttaaatattattttgtgtggaagagagtgtgaaagaaagagtgagagagagtgtgtgtgaaaaaagaaaatgaagagagaaaaaacaataaaaaactgtttgtagtgtgaatagtgaataggctcTTCTgcttatttactattcacactagaaagaaaaattatattctgccTATTCTGCTGATGCTCTAAATATATAGACCATTCTgtctattcactattcacactacaaagaattttttatttttattttattttttctcaatttccttctttcactctccatctctctccctctctttcacACCCTTTcccatataaaatattaaagaataaataGAAAGCAGAATAAAGAATCTGTTGGAATGTGTATAATAAAGtgagtagttaaaataaaatttatactttttcagTAGATATTTTAGCTATTTCTACTAAAGATGCTCAATggatatgtcaatttaataaactaaattgagtaaaaattgaaaagaataataataacaagaataagaaaataacTTGTAGTGGGCTACCCCGGCCGGCGGCCATACTGCCTGATTAAGCAATGGTGTAGTTAGCAATGGGCAAATCTCTGTAATACCCGCACTGCCCCGCAAAGCCTAAAAACCGCACCCATAGTGCGAGCCACGGGACCTTATTTGGGCCCCCCGCACTGAGCGATGCGGGTttcaagggggggggggggggggggggggggcttgaAAATTCTCGAGTCCCCTCCTCGCTccgcaattttattttatttttttaaaaaaaaaaaaacactaaaaacgaTAAAAACTTcactttcttagtttttttcttactttcctTCCAACCTAACCCTAAGTTTCCTAACTCCCTAAGCAGCAGAGCGCCGCATGGCTTGCACCCCACTCGCATCATCGGCCCTCACGCCCTCACCTAGTCACCTGCTGCCTGCTAGTCTTTCTCTTTGAAGGTTGAAGCACAGCGCGGCAGCGCCTCCCCGCACGCATGGACACATCCGCAGCAAAGGAAGGAAAAGGCCACTGCAACCCTCACCTAATTGCCTAATCGGTACATTTTCCGTttcaatttttggtttttttcttctgttcGACGATGCCTAGCCTGTATATACGTtgattttggtttaatttttttttttcccctgtgCCGTTGTTTCAATGATAAGGAGGTCGGTCTTTGTTTGGAATATATCTCTTGGGACTGGCATTTGTCTCCGTTTGGGGAAAGATTATCGCAACCCACTTGGgctataattttgtttttcaaagtCCCTCCAGGTTTTTTGCTTCCCACTAGAGGCTCATCATTCCTATGCCTTTCTGGTACTTTTTAGTACTTCTTTTCGTTACCTTTTTTATTTGTGGTAAAATTTGAAGCATGAGCTACATGATCGAGTACGCTGATGATGATGATCGATCAGTAAAGATTTGGGTTTGGGGGGAAAAGTTGTGGAAGTGTTTTTTGGGAGTTTATTATCAGAACTGTGCTTCTGGGTAATTTGAATTTAGGGTTCTTTTGAGTGgacttttggttttgttttgtgggCTTTGACACGATTCATgtattttttgaacaatttattTAACCCAACTTGTCCCagtggtatttttttaaaaaaaaaaaaaactgcgaGGATTCCCGTATACCAGCGAATTCCCGTCCCGTTCATCCTC contains these protein-coding regions:
- the LOC133876361 gene encoding MYB-like transcription factor ETC1, translating into MADLDHSTSTDIVLDSEEDHNNQESKLQFSEDEETLIVIMFNLVGERWSLIAGRIPGRTAEEIEKYWNSRYSTSE
- the LOC133876309 gene encoding uncharacterized protein LOC133876309, whose amino-acid sequence is MLKVLKPKILIIAEPFRQDCKLARWQGMLNFDASYANGDSGGKLWIFWKEEVQVNILQESNQQVTFIINSSLLISAVYAKCNYMERRQLWDCLLSFGVLQMPWILIGDFNTIRHDGERRGGCPRLPRAMEEFSSFIQNGGLIDVPFSGNKLSWCNGRGGLSRSWARLDRALCNTRLLDRWSTVSLNYLPRKSSDHAPISLRLESPNKRYGPSIFRFQQMWTLHEGFGEFVHNLWKEEVEGAALQTRKRNIINSMKLPDGRMLSMPKEIHNEAVVHFAEFLSRRVSESVLSLSDIIQEEVREAENLNLCRSPTKQEIQDALFDIPITSSPGPDGFTSGFFQHCWDFVQTDLVEAVKDFFAGTAFPRYYTASFIVLIPKVPDPSSFDKFRPISLCSVVYKICSKLIVNRLSAVLCRLVSEEQGAFLPGKSIFENISLTQELAGRGLRQGDPLSPYLFILVEEVFSRLLRKKVQDGTIGHYLQPRKGPLISHLLYADDMVIFSTGRKKDVRSILEVLDIYAQWSGQVVNASKSSIFFSNRIPDARRHELIRISGFSLGIFPTRYLGVPIFPGKVKAWYFDDLLVKISKKIEGWKMRYLSAGARLLLIKHVLSSLPVHLLSVLPVPKQIFGKINRLFSTFFWGASDGKPKRKWVSWDSVCRPVDEGGVGIRNIMDVYSSLQSKFAWKFLSEDSLWSRFFKAKYVKNHHISLVDSSKGSRFWKMLINSVPLVIDKSVWRVKDGNLSFWRDKWMDSGPLCQKIQISDLPLLKIKDCMVEHSWDVDLVVQLVGQEVADDIFSQVDGTKPGMDRLIWLGNRDGRFSTKSVWDWLRVSVSKHQWTNWIWHSALPKKISVIMWKAMTNSLSVDDRIRRIGVSIASKCECCPQGAVEDLDHVLYSGKIAANLWKMCSSFLGIPYVATRSWLSTVEAWFRRSKKSTKVGNLIGLIPCIITWNLWIWRCSARMEGQKDCFNVLWRKVKYWIHWVGLRLRDTGNLHHRDQAILKELNLPTVSPAKSKFTAVAWAKPELGWFKLNTDGSSLENPGISGAGGLIRNHKGNLVFAFSEYIGIGTNNKAELLGVLIGLRKCKAMGLHNIVVELDSSLLVNWLEKGSCRVWYLEDFWEEIVILLSGLNSRFNHVLREGNQAADWLSKRGSAGITQDYTSNNIPKELKGILRVDKCGLPCLRIK